In a single window of the Pseudodesulfovibrio profundus genome:
- a CDS encoding phosphate-starvation-inducible PsiE family protein, translating to MFFFDKKLCKEPLDDPLIRRLWALIRLSVRVLAVLMTLVIVWGILDVIWVLYQRVTTAPYMLLNINDILATFGAFMAVLIAIEIFANIVIYLEYRMIHLKLVISTALMAAARKVIVLDFKVDDYEIGFALGAVIIALGICYWLVGHYESKGGDDVGIIAEPCDLPDKDS from the coding sequence ATGTTTTTCTTTGATAAAAAGTTATGCAAAGAGCCTCTGGACGACCCCCTGATCAGACGGCTGTGGGCATTGATACGTCTTTCTGTCCGCGTGTTGGCGGTGTTGATGACCCTTGTCATTGTCTGGGGCATTCTTGATGTGATCTGGGTGTTGTACCAGCGCGTCACGACCGCACCCTACATGCTGCTCAATATCAACGACATCCTGGCGACTTTCGGGGCGTTCATGGCGGTTCTGATTGCCATAGAAATATTTGCGAACATCGTGATATATCTCGAATACAGGATGATACACCTCAAGCTGGTCATATCAACGGCCTTGATGGCTGCGGCACGAAAGGTCATCGTGCTGGATTTCAAGGTGGACGACTATGAGATAGGCTTTGCCCTTGGCGCGGTCATCATTGCGCTTGGCATCTGCTACTGGCTCGTGGGACACTATGAATCAAAGGGCGGTGATGACGTCGGAATCATCGCGGAACCGTGTGATTTGCCTGATAAGGACTCATAA
- a CDS encoding universal stress protein, which produces MMFKNVLLDLGSTVDGRLVAHVADFCRKADAELTVLNVFEEPSRSVSSYFSAHHKDLQNIILENYGEQLDNALSDSGLDAQAFTREVRWGKDFIEAIKLVHERKFDLLISASQENAGPPDSTAMHLMRKSPCPVWIHRGDLWKGAVRVLAAVNTSDTSDENRRLNAKIIRHGMHVNNILRGHLHIISCWSGYMESVLSSPRFSEQEKVDYLDFEQKQTEQELAALVKAEGVPDTAKTKIIHGSPAQVIPRYAAEQKMDVVVMGSVARTGIPGLLVGNTAEKIVANLDNSILAIKPDGFVSPVSG; this is translated from the coding sequence ATGATGTTTAAAAACGTATTGTTGGATCTTGGGTCTACCGTGGATGGGCGTCTGGTCGCTCATGTGGCTGATTTCTGCCGCAAGGCCGACGCCGAGCTGACGGTTCTGAATGTGTTTGAAGAACCGTCCAGATCGGTTTCCAGTTATTTCTCTGCGCATCACAAGGATCTTCAAAATATCATTCTCGAAAACTACGGCGAACAGCTGGATAACGCCCTGAGTGACAGCGGGTTGGATGCACAGGCGTTCACCCGAGAGGTCCGGTGGGGCAAGGACTTCATCGAAGCCATCAAGCTGGTTCATGAAAGAAAATTTGACCTGCTGATATCCGCTTCACAGGAAAACGCCGGTCCCCCGGACAGCACGGCTATGCATCTCATGCGCAAGAGCCCGTGTCCGGTATGGATTCATCGAGGCGACCTGTGGAAGGGGGCTGTGCGGGTGCTGGCTGCGGTCAATACTTCGGACACCTCGGACGAGAATCGCCGCCTCAATGCCAAGATCATTCGCCACGGCATGCACGTTAACAACATCCTCCGTGGGCATTTGCACATTATATCCTGTTGGTCCGGCTATATGGAGTCTGTTTTGTCCAGCCCCCGGTTCAGCGAACAGGAGAAGGTCGACTATCTTGATTTTGAACAGAAGCAGACAGAGCAGGAGCTTGCTGCACTGGTCAAAGCCGAAGGCGTCCCGGATACAGCCAAAACCAAAATCATTCATGGCAGCCCGGCCCAGGTTATTCCCCGGTACGCTGCCGAGCAGAAGATGGATGTTGTGGTCATGGGCAGTGTCGCTCGAACTGGGATTCCCGGACTGCTGGTTGGTAACACGGCCGAAAAGATCGTGGCCAATCTTGACAACTCCATCCTCGCCATCAAGCCGGACGGCTTTGTCTCGCCGGTGAGTGGATAG
- a CDS encoding cation-transporting P-type ATPase, translating into METLLDKHWHQIESDEVCKLLSVQPDKGLDDFEIDRRQKNFGANVITGKKGKTDLERFLLQFHQPLVYILIVAGIVTGFLGEWVDSGVIMAVVLVNAVVGYIQESKAVKALDSLSASMGTEAMVLRSGQKIRIPAAEIVPGDIVLLRSGDKVPADLRIVSGKELRIDESTLTGESLPVAKNEQAVNRETVLAERKGMAFAGTLVSYGQGKGVVVSIGNKTEIGRISGMIDSADELDTPLTKKITRFSHMLLIAIMVLAGASFVLGLMRSEPISEIFMAAVALAVGAIPEGLPAAVTIILALGVSRMAERKAIIRKLPAVETLGGTTVICSDKTGTLTENQMTVQEIRSGGHSYIVSGTGYSSEGSVTPADGSQGDNKALDECLRAGLLCNDAKIYMKDGRPMVEGDPTEGALIVSAEKYGFKHQQEHEAFKRVDELPFESEWQYMSTLHELEEGRIAYVKGAVEKVLGCCKEMMLPSGEVVELDRDTIIAAQHEMASKGLRVLAFARKKVRANEQLIRADACMGMEFVGLQGMIDPPREEAKAAIAACQNAGVRVKMITGDHALTAEAIGLRLGLRAPGCDIGKDCPVMTGREIAELSDKELTEKVSDIPVFARVSPEQKLRLVMAMQKNGDVCAMTGDGVNDAPALKQADIGVAMGITGTEVAKEAADMVLTDDNFATIQAAVEEGRGVFANLVKFIAWTLPTNAGEGLVILTAILFGATLPILPVQILWINMTTAACLGMMLAFEPKEPGIMDRDPRDPDRPILDKTILRRIGIVSLLLLVCAFGLFKWELINGATVEKARTMAVNVFVVLEAFYLFNSRSFKRSPFELGFTTNKWILGGFTTMMVLQLIFTYAPFMNTLFSSAPINLLDWIKILACGLAVYFIVEFDKKRTSSDI; encoded by the coding sequence ATGGAGACTTTGCTTGATAAGCATTGGCATCAAATAGAAAGTGATGAGGTTTGCAAGCTGCTGAGCGTGCAACCCGATAAAGGCCTTGATGATTTCGAGATAGATCGACGGCAGAAGAACTTCGGTGCGAACGTCATCACCGGCAAAAAAGGAAAGACCGATCTTGAGCGGTTCCTGCTGCAGTTCCACCAACCGCTGGTGTACATTCTCATTGTCGCTGGTATAGTCACCGGCTTCCTGGGCGAATGGGTCGATTCCGGTGTCATCATGGCCGTTGTTCTGGTCAACGCCGTCGTCGGCTATATTCAGGAATCCAAGGCGGTCAAAGCACTTGATTCCCTGTCCGCCAGCATGGGCACCGAAGCCATGGTGCTCCGCTCCGGGCAAAAAATCAGAATCCCGGCGGCAGAGATCGTACCGGGTGATATCGTTCTGCTCCGTTCAGGAGACAAGGTCCCGGCCGACCTCCGTATCGTGTCGGGCAAGGAGCTGCGAATCGACGAATCCACCCTGACCGGCGAATCCCTTCCGGTAGCCAAAAACGAACAGGCCGTGAACCGGGAAACCGTACTTGCGGAGCGTAAAGGCATGGCCTTTGCCGGTACGCTGGTCAGCTACGGGCAGGGCAAGGGCGTTGTTGTCTCCATAGGCAACAAGACGGAGATCGGTCGCATATCGGGCATGATCGATTCAGCCGACGAACTCGACACGCCCCTCACCAAAAAAATTACCCGCTTCAGCCACATGCTCCTGATTGCGATTATGGTGCTGGCCGGTGCCTCCTTTGTTCTCGGCCTGATGCGCTCCGAACCCATCAGCGAGATTTTCATGGCCGCAGTCGCGCTGGCTGTGGGCGCCATCCCCGAAGGCCTCCCGGCAGCCGTGACCATCATTCTGGCGCTGGGTGTTTCCCGCATGGCCGAACGCAAGGCGATCATCCGCAAACTGCCCGCCGTGGAAACCCTTGGCGGCACCACTGTCATTTGTTCGGACAAGACAGGCACCCTCACGGAAAACCAGATGACGGTTCAGGAAATCCGTAGCGGCGGGCATTCGTATATTGTCTCCGGCACCGGTTACAGCAGCGAAGGAAGCGTCACACCGGCTGACGGCAGTCAGGGCGACAACAAGGCGCTCGATGAGTGCCTCCGTGCTGGCCTTCTGTGCAATGACGCAAAGATTTACATGAAAGACGGACGCCCCATGGTGGAAGGCGACCCAACCGAAGGCGCGCTCATTGTCTCGGCTGAAAAGTATGGTTTTAAACATCAGCAGGAGCATGAAGCATTCAAGCGGGTGGATGAACTCCCCTTCGAGTCTGAGTGGCAGTATATGTCCACGCTACATGAGCTGGAAGAAGGCCGGATTGCCTACGTGAAAGGCGCGGTGGAAAAGGTCCTCGGCTGCTGCAAGGAGATGATGCTCCCTTCGGGTGAAGTCGTCGAACTGGACCGTGACACCATCATCGCTGCCCAGCACGAAATGGCCTCCAAGGGATTGAGAGTGCTCGCCTTTGCCAGAAAGAAAGTGCGGGCCAACGAGCAGCTTATCCGTGCCGATGCCTGCATGGGCATGGAATTTGTCGGCTTGCAGGGCATGATCGATCCGCCTCGCGAAGAGGCAAAGGCCGCCATTGCCGCCTGTCAGAATGCCGGAGTCAGGGTCAAGATGATCACCGGCGACCACGCCCTGACAGCAGAAGCCATTGGGCTTCGCCTCGGACTACGGGCCCCCGGCTGTGATATCGGCAAGGACTGCCCGGTAATGACAGGCCGCGAGATAGCGGAACTGAGCGACAAGGAGCTCACCGAAAAAGTATCTGACATTCCCGTCTTCGCTCGCGTATCGCCCGAGCAGAAGCTACGCCTTGTCATGGCCATGCAGAAGAACGGCGATGTCTGCGCCATGACCGGTGACGGCGTCAACGATGCCCCGGCCCTCAAGCAGGCGGATATTGGCGTTGCCATGGGCATCACCGGAACCGAAGTGGCCAAGGAAGCTGCCGACATGGTTCTCACCGACGACAACTTCGCCACCATTCAGGCCGCTGTCGAGGAAGGACGCGGGGTCTTTGCCAACCTCGTGAAGTTCATTGCATGGACGCTACCCACCAACGCGGGTGAAGGACTGGTCATCCTCACGGCCATCCTGTTCGGCGCAACACTGCCCATCCTGCCGGTCCAGATTCTCTGGATCAACATGACAACAGCCGCCTGCCTGGGAATGATGCTCGCCTTTGAACCAAAAGAACCGGGCATCATGGATAGAGATCCACGCGACCCGGACAGGCCCATTCTGGACAAGACCATCCTGCGCCGAATCGGCATCGTCAGTCTCCTGCTGCTGGTCTGCGCATTCGGGTTGTTCAAGTGGGAGCTGATCAACGGTGCGACAGTGGAGAAGGCCCGGACCATGGCCGTGAACGTCTTTGTGGTGCTCGAAGCCTTCTACCTGTTCAACTCACGCTCTTTCAAGCGCTCACCGTTCGAGCTTGGCTTTACCACTAACAAGTGGATACTGGGCGGCTTCACCACCATGATGGTGCTCCAGTTGATATTCACCTATGCCCCGTTCATGAACACCCTCTTTTCCAGCGCGCCCATCAATCTGCTGGACTGGATAAAGATACTGGCGTGCGGACTGGCCGTGTACTTCATCGTCGAATTCGACAAGAAGCGGACATCGTCCGACATATAA
- a CDS encoding IS3 family transposase (programmed frameshift) has translation MRKSKFSEYQIVKILKAVEGGRTVVDVCREHGVSSATYYKWKSKYGGMEASDIQRMKDLETENRKLKQMFADLSLENMALKDVIEKKPLRPVQRKEFVMHMVNAFELSLRKACAAMGISRSYYAYKPHPRDDSDVIAALTELAEKKPTWGFSKLFNVLRQQDKPWNHKKVWRVYCLLKMNLKRKAKKRLPQASRTAVAQPLAPNYCWSIDFMRDTLYSGRVFRTFNAVDDYNREALAVEIDTNMPAGRVVRVLDRVAEERGGYPERLRMDNGPEFSGTVMAAWAESHGVNLEFIQPGKPTQNSYIERFNRTYREEVLDLYVFNSLSEVRAITEDFIREYNEERPHESLGNMSPINFAAQRAGGTPYPLGNPPKTAGSLYR, from the exons ATGCGTAAATCGAAGTTCAGCGAGTACCAGATCGTCAAGATCCTGAAGGCAGTGGAAGGCGGACGAACTGTCGTCGATGTCTGCCGCGAGCACGGCGTGAGCAGCGCCACGTACTACAAGTGGAAGTCAAAGTATGGCGGCATGGAGGCATCCGATATCCAACGGATGAAGGATCTCGAAACGGAGAACCGTAAGCTCAAGCAGATGTTCGCCGACCTCAGCCTGGAAAACATGGCGCTCAAGGATGTGATCGAAAAAAAAC CTCTGAGGCCAGTTCAACGCAAGGAATTTGTCATGCACATGGTCAACGCGTTTGAGTTGAGCTTGCGCAAGGCATGCGCGGCCATGGGCATCAGTAGGAGCTACTACGCCTACAAGCCGCATCCGCGGGACGACAGCGATGTCATCGCAGCCTTGACTGAACTGGCCGAGAAAAAGCCTACATGGGGCTTCAGTAAGCTTTTCAACGTCCTTCGACAGCAGGACAAGCCCTGGAACCACAAGAAGGTCTGGAGGGTTTACTGCCTCTTGAAAATGAACCTGAAGCGCAAGGCCAAGAAGCGGCTTCCGCAAGCCTCTCGGACGGCAGTGGCCCAACCGCTTGCGCCAAACTATTGCTGGTCGATAGATTTCATGCGGGACACGCTTTACAGCGGTCGCGTCTTCAGGACTTTCAACGCTGTAGATGATTACAACCGTGAGGCCTTGGCCGTGGAGATCGATACCAATATGCCAGCAGGACGAGTGGTAAGGGTGCTGGATCGGGTAGCCGAAGAGCGTGGCGGCTATCCCGAGAGGTTGCGAATGGACAATGGTCCAGAGTTCTCGGGGACTGTCATGGCGGCCTGGGCCGAATCGCATGGCGTGAATCTGGAGTTCATTCAGCCTGGCAAACCCACCCAGAACTCATACATCGAGCGGTTCAACCGAACCTACAGAGAAGAAGTGCTTGATTTGTACGTGTTCAACAGCCTGAGCGAAGTTCGGGCCATTACGGAGGACTTTATCCGTGAGTACAACGAGGAACGTCCTCATGAATCCCTGGGGAATATGTCGCCGATAAATTTTGCTGCCCAAAGGGCAGGGGGTACCCCCTACCCTCTGGGCAACCCCCCGAAAACTGCCGGGAGTCTCTACCGTTAA
- a CDS encoding IS3 family transposase (programmed frameshift), whose protein sequence is MTKSSKRRKHSDKFKAKVALEAIRGVKTLAQLAAEYKVHPNQISTWKRQLLENVDDIFSSGKKAKSQEEITAPLFEEIGRLKMDIKWLEKKLSLPLEVRRQWIKPDREYSIRRQCKLAGISRSGFYYKPVAESDENLALMRLIDEQYLRQPDYGSPRMTDWLRTQGHQVNHKRVERLMQMMGLQAITPGPHTSVPNPEHPVFPYLLKGVAIERKNQVWSADITYIPMQRGFLYLVAVIDWWSRFVLAWELSNSMDSSFCVDALNKALRISTPEVFNTDQGAQFTSREFTGVLQSKGIAISMDGKGRAIDNVFIERLWWTVKYEDIYPRAYCDGIELYHGLTRYFRYYNEERGHSSLDKRTPADVYRGNLNVH, encoded by the exons ATGACAAAGAGCAGCAAAAGACGGAAACATTCGGACAAGTTTAAGGCCAAGGTCGCACTTGAGGCGATTCGTGGCGTGAAGACGCTTGCGCAACTGGCTGCGGAGTACAAAGTGCACCCCAATCAGATTTCCACGTGGAAGCGGCAGCTCCTTGAGAATGTCGATGACATCTTTTCCAGTGGCAAGAAAGCCAAAAGCCAGGAGGAGATAACCGCACCGTTATTTGAGGAGATCGGTCGGCTCAAGATGGACATCAAGTGGCTTGAAAAAAAGTTG AGCCTGCCGCTTGAGGTGCGCCGCCAGTGGATCAAACCAGATCGGGAGTATTCCATCCGGCGGCAATGCAAGTTGGCAGGCATTTCCCGTTCGGGATTTTACTACAAGCCTGTAGCCGAATCCGATGAAAATTTGGCCCTGATGCGTCTGATCGACGAGCAGTACCTGCGTCAGCCTGATTACGGCTCGCCGCGCATGACAGATTGGCTGAGGACACAAGGGCATCAGGTCAACCACAAGCGGGTTGAGCGACTGATGCAGATGATGGGCTTGCAGGCCATTACTCCAGGGCCGCATACGAGTGTCCCCAACCCGGAGCATCCCGTGTTTCCTTATCTGCTGAAAGGAGTTGCCATTGAACGAAAAAATCAAGTCTGGAGCGCTGATATCACCTACATCCCCATGCAGCGCGGCTTTCTGTACCTGGTGGCAGTGATAGACTGGTGGAGCCGCTTCGTGCTGGCTTGGGAGCTATCGAACTCGATGGATAGTTCTTTCTGCGTGGATGCGCTCAACAAGGCTTTGCGCATCTCTACGCCGGAGGTGTTCAACACGGACCAGGGAGCGCAGTTCACGAGTCGTGAATTTACCGGAGTTCTGCAGAGCAAGGGAATTGCAATCAGCATGGACGGCAAAGGTCGCGCAATCGACAACGTCTTCATTGAGCGGCTGTGGTGGACGGTGAAATATGAGGATATTTACCCCAGGGCGTACTGTGATGGGATCGAGCTATACCATGGGCTTACGCGCTATTTTCGGTACTACAACGAGGAGCGCGGTCATTCGTCGTTGGACAAAAGAACTCCCGCTGACGTATACAGGGGCAACTTGAATGTTCATTGA
- a CDS encoding catalase — translation MVKGSKVTTNDAGIPVSSDEFSLSVGADGPIVLHDHYLMEQMANFNREMIPDRQPHAKGSGAFGHFEVTHDVSAYTRAALFQPGTKTDVLTRFSTVAGESGSPDTWRDVRGFAVKFYTSEGNYDMVGNNTPVFFIRDPMKFHHFIHSQKRRADSGLRDADMQWDFWTLSPESAHQVTILMSDRGIPKSYRHMNGYTSHTYMWVNAKGEKFWVKYHFKTDQGIETLTQEEGDRIAGDDADYHRRDLFDAISKGDFPSWTLKVQIMPFEDAKTYRFNPFDLTKVWPHEDYPLHEVGKLTLDRNPTDFHSEIEQAAFEPNSMPPGIGPSPDKMLLARLISYADAHRARLGVNYKQIPVNKPIVPVNNYSKGGTMRIDKVSDPVYAPNSKGGPVPDAEKYPEQTGWDASGEFIRAAYTLRKDDDDFGQPGTLVREVMNDAQREALVNNVIGSLGGVSKPVLERVYEYWTNIDAEIGKRIKEGNEAK, via the coding sequence ATGGTAAAAGGATCAAAAGTTACAACCAATGATGCAGGAATCCCCGTTTCAAGTGATGAGTTTTCATTGAGCGTCGGAGCCGACGGCCCGATTGTTCTCCATGATCACTACCTCATGGAGCAGATGGCCAACTTCAATCGCGAGATGATACCGGACCGTCAGCCACATGCCAAAGGATCCGGGGCATTCGGCCACTTTGAAGTAACCCACGACGTCAGCGCCTACACCCGGGCAGCGCTCTTCCAGCCCGGCACCAAAACCGATGTGCTCACCCGATTCTCCACTGTTGCCGGTGAAAGCGGCAGCCCTGACACATGGCGTGATGTGCGCGGGTTCGCAGTGAAGTTTTACACCAGTGAAGGCAACTACGACATGGTCGGCAACAATACGCCGGTCTTCTTCATCCGTGATCCCATGAAATTCCACCACTTCATCCATTCACAAAAGCGTCGCGCCGACAGTGGACTCCGAGATGCCGACATGCAGTGGGATTTCTGGACACTCTCCCCTGAGTCCGCCCATCAGGTCACCATTCTCATGAGTGATCGCGGTATTCCAAAAAGCTATCGTCACATGAACGGCTACACGAGCCACACCTACATGTGGGTCAACGCCAAAGGAGAAAAGTTCTGGGTCAAATACCACTTCAAGACCGATCAGGGCATTGAAACCCTCACCCAGGAAGAAGGCGACCGTATCGCCGGTGACGATGCCGATTATCACCGCCGTGATCTCTTCGATGCGATCAGCAAGGGTGACTTCCCCAGTTGGACATTAAAAGTCCAGATCATGCCTTTTGAGGACGCCAAGACCTATCGATTCAACCCGTTTGATCTGACAAAGGTCTGGCCCCATGAAGACTATCCGCTGCACGAGGTTGGAAAACTGACTCTCGATCGCAACCCAACCGACTTCCATTCGGAAATCGAACAGGCCGCTTTTGAGCCGAACAGCATGCCCCCCGGGATCGGACCCAGCCCGGACAAAATGCTACTGGCCCGCCTGATCTCCTACGCGGACGCCCACCGCGCACGCCTCGGCGTCAACTACAAGCAGATCCCGGTAAACAAGCCCATTGTACCGGTCAACAACTACAGCAAGGGCGGGACCATGCGTATCGACAAGGTCTCCGACCCTGTCTACGCCCCCAACTCCAAGGGCGGTCCGGTTCCTGACGCTGAGAAGTACCCGGAACAGACCGGCTGGGATGCCAGCGGCGAATTTATTCGGGCAGCGTACACGCTCCGTAAGGATGACGATGATTTCGGCCAGCCCGGAACGCTGGTACGCGAAGTGATGAACGACGCACAACGCGAAGCACTGGTGAACAACGTCATCGGCAGTCTGGGCGGTGTCAGCAAGCCGGTCCTGGAACGAGTCTATGAATACTGGACCAATATTGACGCTGAAATCGGCAAACGCATCAAGGAAGGTAACGAGGCCAAGTAA
- a CDS encoding RHS repeat-associated core domain-containing protein, with protein sequence MLVRILRDCPGNEKREVLLNSVYAYQLRHDRTGRIVEKVETVKGKAVKWTYRYDKKGRLHEAHLDNRLVCRCLYDKQGRRSQDSFPATHGSEVRNYGYTVDNRLQQAGNNGYTHDANGFRTIWNHKGQYTTYQYAPDYRLLKAEQENDGIIFTFDHDENGQRKTKYRNNTPVEAYQWLDAIRLAGFHDGETGYSFVYNGDERTPYALKGEDGPLAYLHYDQIGSLRAVADESGNVIKEILYDPFGGIIRDTNPDLRIPIGFAGGLHDRDLGFVRFGWRDYDTFTSRWTAPDPMGDAGGDPDWYGYCLDDPVNGVDPLGLETRGLGLGLNLSGLGLTGGGSFMLSEDANGERVIEYSTEYGTTNDFGLSGTATYQKTNAENVDQLSGKSTKIGGSINIPTPIGSVGGGLEDIKGKGYEGKNMNISFSPKFKQIDCASPHPLDH encoded by the coding sequence ATGCTCGTGCGGATTCTCCGGGATTGTCCCGGGAACGAAAAACGGGAGGTTCTTTTGAACTCGGTATACGCATATCAACTCAGGCATGACCGGACCGGTCGAATCGTGGAGAAAGTCGAAACAGTCAAAGGCAAGGCTGTCAAATGGACGTATCGGTACGACAAGAAAGGGCGGTTGCACGAAGCGCATCTGGATAATCGGCTGGTTTGCCGATGCCTGTACGACAAGCAGGGCAGGCGAAGCCAGGACAGCTTTCCTGCCACGCATGGAAGCGAAGTGCGAAACTATGGTTACACCGTGGACAACAGACTCCAGCAGGCTGGCAACAATGGGTATACGCACGATGCAAACGGATTCCGGACAATCTGGAATCACAAGGGCCAATACACCACATATCAGTATGCACCGGACTACCGTCTGTTGAAGGCTGAGCAGGAGAATGACGGAATCATCTTCACCTTCGACCATGATGAAAACGGTCAGAGAAAAACCAAATACCGCAATAATACGCCGGTAGAGGCATACCAATGGCTCGATGCGATACGCCTGGCAGGGTTTCACGACGGTGAAACAGGGTATTCGTTTGTGTACAACGGTGACGAACGCACACCATATGCCCTGAAGGGTGAAGATGGTCCATTAGCGTATCTTCATTATGACCAAATTGGCTCCCTGCGCGCTGTTGCAGACGAGTCCGGCAATGTGATAAAGGAAATCCTGTACGACCCGTTTGGCGGTATTATCAGGGATACAAATCCGGATTTGCGTATCCCCATTGGTTTTGCCGGTGGGCTGCACGACCGGGACCTCGGTTTTGTCCGTTTCGGCTGGCGGGACTATGACACCTTCACCAGCCGCTGGACCGCCCCCGACCCCATGGGCGACGCAGGCGGTGACCCGGACTGGTATGGGTATTGTCTGGATGATCCGGTTAACGGGGTTGACCCGTTGGGGTTGGAGACCCGAGGTTTAGGCTTGGGGCTTAATCTGTCCGGCCTTGGACTAACGGGGGGCGGTAGCTTTATGTTGTCGGAAGATGCAAATGGCGAGCGTGTTATAGAATATAGTACTGAATATGGCACTACAAATGACTTTGGGTTGAGTGGCACCGCGACATATCAAAAAACCAACGCTGAGAACGTGGATCAATTGAGCGGCAAATCAACCAAAATCGGCGGATCCATCAACATCCCTACCCCAATTGGTTCAGTAGGCGGAGGGCTAGAGGATATTAAAGGGAAAGGGTATGAGGGGAAAAATATGAACATTTCATTCTCCCCCAAATTTAAACAAATAGATTGCGCCTCCCCCCATCCTTTGGACCACTGA
- a CDS encoding Hsp20/alpha crystallin family protein → MTIAKLNPWNWFKKENEQEQNLPVTQTGEMAQRTHSPLDQFHAEFDRMVDSVFSGFGLPSPGRMHQWPGSGLSKAAIKPSVDVYGTDKEYVVEVDLPGVDEKDLSVELRDDMLVLSAQKQHEEKTEDKGYYRVERSYGSFRRVLNVPKDADRDNINAKLDKGVLCITMPRTKVVEGNARKIAVESTSAQ, encoded by the coding sequence ATGACTATTGCAAAGTTGAACCCTTGGAATTGGTTCAAAAAAGAAAACGAACAAGAGCAAAATCTTCCGGTCACCCAAACCGGGGAGATGGCACAGAGGACCCATTCTCCGCTGGACCAGTTCCATGCAGAATTTGATCGTATGGTTGATTCCGTGTTTTCGGGCTTCGGCCTTCCGTCGCCGGGACGCATGCATCAGTGGCCTGGCAGCGGCCTGAGTAAAGCTGCGATCAAGCCCAGCGTGGATGTGTACGGTACGGACAAGGAGTACGTGGTGGAGGTCGACCTGCCCGGCGTGGACGAAAAAGACCTCAGCGTTGAACTGCGTGACGACATGCTCGTCCTTTCCGCCCAGAAGCAGCATGAGGAAAAAACCGAAGACAAAGGGTACTATCGGGTGGAGCGTTCCTATGGCTCTTTCCGCAGGGTGCTCAATGTTCCCAAGGATGCTGATCGGGACAACATCAACGCCAAGCTCGACAAGGGCGTATTGTGCATCACCATGCCGAGAACCAAAGTTGTTGAAGGGAATGCCCGTAAAATCGCGGTAGAAAGCACTTCTGCCCAGTAG
- a CDS encoding substrate-binding periplasmic protein: protein MRHGKRSSIIACRTIPLFTLKGMTCFLIAMLLSLTITHSALSRSLHLVTEPWEPFVYVEDGQPTGVDFEVVRSVFEQMGIDIHVEFLPWKRCLNMIKEGEADALLDVSITTDRLAYILFPEEPLSNSNSNIFYLNNKPLTYHSLADLSGMTIGTQFGYSYSADFDKADNFTKEPVSDIAFNIRKLMAGRIDAFIANRVFGEQAVRAKGLQNVISFAPTPISGGNLFIGFSRKRATADFVRQFDHALQEFKKTSGYAAIRERYSLPVECPSSK from the coding sequence ATGAGACACGGAAAACGATCATCCATCATCGCATGCCGAACCATTCCTCTCTTCACGTTGAAAGGTATGACATGCTTCCTGATCGCCATGCTCCTCTCTCTTACCATTACCCACTCTGCCCTGTCCCGCTCCCTCCACCTTGTCACCGAACCCTGGGAGCCATTCGTCTATGTCGAGGACGGGCAACCCACCGGAGTGGATTTTGAGGTCGTCCGATCCGTATTCGAGCAAATGGGTATCGATATCCATGTCGAGTTTCTGCCGTGGAAACGCTGCCTCAACATGATCAAGGAAGGTGAAGCTGACGCCCTGCTCGACGTTTCGATAACCACCGACAGGCTGGCCTACATCCTCTTTCCAGAGGAACCCCTTTCAAACAGTAATTCCAACATCTTTTACCTGAATAACAAACCGCTCACCTACCATTCCCTGGCCGACCTTTCCGGCATGACCATAGGGACCCAGTTCGGGTATTCGTATTCAGCCGATTTCGACAAGGCAGACAATTTCACCAAAGAACCGGTCAGCGACATAGCCTTCAACATACGCAAACTGATGGCTGGAAGAATCGATGCGTTCATTGCCAATCGAGTCTTCGGTGAACAGGCCGTTCGCGCAAAAGGACTGCAAAACGTCATTTCCTTCGCCCCAACCCCGATCAGCGGAGGCAACCTATTCATAGGTTTCTCCAGAAAACGCGCCACAGCGGACTTTGTGCGTCAGTTCGACCATGCACTGCAGGAGTTTAAGAAAACGTCGGGATATGCCGCCATACGCGAACGATACAGTCTTCCTGTGGAGTGCCCCTCATCCAAATAG